The sequence TGGGACGAGAACAAAATGCTCGTCATGCATGATCCCATCTACAGGTAAGCCTGCTTTGTGAGGGGACAGAGACTTGGGTGGTTCTACCGTGCTGGTTATACCACACTGCACCAGCACTGAGCTGGGGACTGACCATAGGGAGCTGCTGTCACTTGCTGTGGTCTCCAAAAGTCTCCATCTCTCTTCCTCCGTCTCGTTGGCAAAAGCTAAGAGCGTGAGGCATCTGCATCCCAGGGAAGCCAAGTGGAAGGGAGCTGTgccagggaggggacagcaggcgcCCAAGCAAGCAGGCCAGCTCTCTGAGCAGGCAAGGCAAGGAGTGAGGTTTGctctgctccatccctggagggctccTGGGTCCAGCTCTGTCCCTGGGGACTGAGCAGAGGAAGCTACATGCTACCTTCACAAAATGCTTGCTGCTGCTGAGTCAGTGGGCTAATTTTCCCAGCCGAGGCAAAACCACTGCCAAAAAGATTTCTGATGGGCTTTAtcagggatgtgctgcagagGATGGGCATCTGCCAGCACTCCAGGACGTGCCCTGGGAAGTGCTGGCTGTGGCCTTGCCTGTCTCCTGGGCACCGTGGGTAATATGTGCGTTGCAGATGATATACACCCCTCCTTTCTGTCCTTGCAGGATATTCTACGTGTCTCACGACTCCCAGGACTTAAAGATCTTCAGCTACATCGCCAGGGATGGGTCTAGCAATGTCTTCAGGTGCAACGTCTTCAAATCCAAGAAGAAGGTAAAGGTGCTGGGATGCGCATCCCACCATGGAGGGGTGGGACAACTGAGACAGGACTCTGTGGTAACCTGAGTTCTGGTGCCTGCGGCTGCACCCAGAGACCCCGATAGCTGCGGCAGGCTGGGGAgggcagtgagcagggacagccCAGCTGAGGTGATGCTCCTCCTTTCCTTGCCCACCGCAGAGCCAAGCCATGCGCATCGTCCGGACGGTGGGGCAGGCATTTGAGGTCTGCCACAAGCTGAGCCTGCAGCACACCCAGCAGAATGCGGACGGGCAGGAGGATGGAGACAGCGAGAGGAACGGGGACGACCTGGATGTCCCAGGTACTCTGTGAGGGTGGGGTTCCTGGAGCCTGGCAGACGAGATCTGCAGTGTCACTAACTTCTCACACTGGTGCTTGCTGGCTGACACCTGCAGGGAAGGGATTTGCACAACAATCTGGCCTGTGGCGTCTCAAGCTCAAGCTGGGATCTTGCCCAGCACGGAGCCTTCGCTAGGTGTTAGCTGTCTTCCTCGCAGACATCCCCCTTGCTGGGAGCCCATTAGCAGTGCCTGGGACTCTGCTGGACGCCTAAATACTATTTATGCTTGGCTGCACACGCTGCAAACATTTCCTTGCTGCTACCACAGAAGGGACCCCAAGCACAGACCTTCCCTGTGTCCTCGAGCACTTGCAGGGCTGGGTCCAGCTCTTTGCTGTGGACCCAGCTCGTGGTCCATTGCCACCTCTGCAATTCCTTACGTGTGCAAAGCCATGCTTGGTATTTTGTATCAAGCTCCTAGGGCTGCAGGCAGCCTGCGggcctcccctccttcctcagcCCCACAGGTTGGGGGTACAGGGATGCTCCTGGCTGGGCACTGCTGGTCCACCCCATCACCCCAGGCTCTGTGGGACCCCGGGGAGCTGCCGTGCTCCATGGTGCTGGCAGCTGCACTGAAGGGGAGACAGAGGTTTTgcaggaggttggtcaaacacCTACAACACCTATTGGGATTCTGGCAGGTCCTGCTGCCTGTCCATGCATGGgctgcctgccccacagcccgTGCTGGGGCTCCATTCCCCATcccagcaggagcagcctgggCTGTGCTGTGGTTCCTGCTGGCCTCTGCAGCCAGCGCTGTTGTGGTGTCTGAATCATTGGCCTGTCCTGGGCCAAccgttgtttgtttttcctctgcaccATGTCCCAGACATGATATGCAGTCCCCTGGGTTTTTTCACTGTAATCTCTTGTAACCTTTCTTTAgctttctctgtgtcttctgctctTGATGGCCTGTTTGTCCCACATCAGGGGTTTTGGCCACTCACTGTTTCCCAGTtttgctgtgctggggctggctgTGTCTCTGGCTGCAAACCCCTGCAGGAAGCCCAGCCATGTCGCTCGGCACCGGTTTCCCCTGGGAGCTGGAGAGTGGGTagcatgggggtggtggggaccggTGGGCATCACTTGCCACACCAAGTAGCAAGTTCCTGCTCTGAGCGGGCTGTGCTTTGCTCTGACACTGCTCCCGCAGCCTGCCGCCTCGCCAGTGCTGAGAGGTCGGCCGCAGCAGCGGAGGAGACAGACATTGATGCCGTAGAGCTGCCGCTACCTGGAGCTGACATCCTCGACTTCAGCCGTGGGGTGACCGACCTCGACGCCGTGGGCAAGGAGGCAAGTGGCTACGCCAATGCCAAGGTGCGTGGGTCCCGTCCCTCCACTCTCGGAGCATGGCGTGGCCCCGGCCCCGCAGCTCTGctgtgcatcctggggacccgggGATCAGGAGGGATTGTGCAGCATTCCCCAGCTCTTGGATCAAAGCCATCTGCCGCCGCAGGGCTGCCCTTTGGCTCGGGGCCCGGGGCCCTCCCGGAGAACACCGTTCCGAGGCTcagctctgtgcagccacacgGAAAGCGTCTTGGGCAGAGCTGCTAGGAAtgtttttccacaaaaaaaaaaaaaaaaaaaaaaaaaaagacttttttaatGCAGTGGAAATTCCCATGGGAAGCATGAATCTTTTCAGGAATTTTCTGCAAAAGTATTTGTTTTTTGTCAAAATTGAAAACATACTGCCTTCAAAGTTTTTCAGCACCCCCAGCAAAGTGTGCATTTGCTTTGAATGCAGCAATTTCTTTCCTGGATACTGTGGGGGTCTGCTCTGTGCTGCAGCCCATGTATACCTGCCAGCTCTCGATGGCGAGGGACATGAGATCACAGTTTTGATGCCAGTGTTTTGCAGGGCTGTCTCCACCCTGAAGACATCCTGACAGCATCGCCCAAGATGCTGCTGCCCTCGTCTGCCCAGCTGCcagacctggggacacccctctcTGCCCACCACCAGatgcagcttctccagcagctcctgcagcagcagcagcagcagacacaAGTGGCCGTGGCACAGGTAGTCCCctcagctctttcctgggggcaATGGCAGGGCTGGATTGCACTGCTGAACCCCTCGCTGCCGGAGCAGCGAAGCGGGGAAGCAGCCGTGGGTGGGGACCCGACCTGAGCCAGGGTGGACCCTGACACCAGAGTGTGGGAACAGAACAAGCTGCGTCCCCCACTTTCCGTGGCACAGTGTGCTCTGTCACAGTTTCCAGGCATGTctcactgtgcccttgtgccctGTGATGGCTCCGTTGAGCCTGCAGGGATTAGCGTTAGGTCTGTGTGCCTCCAGCTTTTTTGGTCCCTTGGCTCCTGTGTTCTTGCAAATGCCTGGCCTCAGTGTTAGCCAACTAATTCTCCATGCAGGTATTTCTCAtgtaagcagctctggctgctttATCCGACTCATTACTTTAGCTTTATTTGTTCCCTGACCCTTCCCATAGCTCTCTGTAGTTGCTTGACTTTCATCTTCCTGTGAGCGATGGGCTTCAGCAACTTTCCTGTGCTTTTCCATGGCTTTCCTCTTTATGCATCAGAAAATCAGTCCTGGTCcttctggctgtgctgctgtcccAAGAGCCTGCCTGCCTTCATGGGTCATGGGCACGTGAAGTCGCTTTCCCCTCTGGAAGAGGGACCTGCATCGCCACGGGGAGCTTTATGTCTGCCCAAGTATCATGTTGCTACAGGCAAAGCTTGCCAGGCAAAGCCGTGTCCCTCTGTAGTGGGGACTGCTCACCTTCCATAGTTCCCAGTCCTTGTCTACCTGCAGTTTCTTCTTCCTacttccagattaaaaaaaaaaaaaaacaacaaacaaacaaaaagaaaacaacaaacaaaaaaaacccaaacaaacaaacaaaaaaaaaccaccaaaccacccTGAAATAGTGTAACACCATTTTTTGGCTGTCTGGTGGGATGGCAGCCAGTGGCCTCATCCTCCTCTCTCCAAGGGCTGACTCTCTGTCCTGGAGCTCTGCCCACCCTGAGATGGTTCTTGTCCCAGGAGCTGTCACTTTGCTGCTCTCTAATCCCTTCACCATGCACTGTGGTGATTTTGTATCATTGtacttttttaatgaaaaagttgGGCCCTGTCACGTCAAATGCCTTTCAGATGACAGAATGCATTACATCAGCACCTCTCTCAATGGCACTTGTTATCTTCTCTCAAAAAGTACCAAGTCAGTTTGTCCCTGAACATGTGGTGATGGGCACAGGCTTAATGCTTTACTAACAAAGCCGGGAGATCCACTATGTAGGCAAGGATCTGTGCTTGGTCTATAGCTATGGGGATCATCCCGTAATTATCTGGGCCTCTAACTACTTGACTGAGGATGAGATGCCATTTAGTTGCCTTCTTGACCAGAGACTTGCTTTTGCAAGGTGTTTCACAGATACCTGTGAAAGTTCCTTCTCCTGAATTAAGGCCAGGAGTCCTTCCTGGTTGTTGTCCCCAGCTGGCTGGTGACACCAGCCAGGAGAGCAGGTGGCTCCCAGCTgagctgctctgggaccctgtggCAGCTCATGGGTTTGGCAGGGTGCCGAGAGCTTCCCCCTCATCCCCAAGGTCACCTTCTAGGCCAAGGTAAAACTGCCTTTTTTGgtgatgttttttttttggggggtggagaTGGTTTggttggtgtgtggtttttttttgtttgtttgttttttggttttttttttgtgggttgtgttgttgttgtatgttttggactttttttttgcattaaaccCATGCTTTCTTGGTTCCCGACAAGCCTGGGCTGGCTCAGTCCTTGCTGGGAAGAGGAGCATTTGTAGTAGCTCTGGATGGCAGGAGGGGATGCTGAGCTGGTATGGGTCCTGGGTGGCTCTGTGCTGCTGTCCCCTTGTCGGGAGCATGCTCCTGGGGCTCTCCTTGCTCAGGCTCAGAATAGAGACctatccccactgtccctgggcaAGGCCTCCTGGCTGGTCTTACCCAGCAGCGTCCCAACCTCCTTGCGATGCAGTGCTGGTGATACAGATGCGTATGGGTGGTTATGCTGAAATCAATGTACTTCTTGCCTGTGGACTCCCACCAGCTAACATCTAGGCATTGCTTCCCAGGGCCAGAATGAGCGGCCAACtcgtgtccccagagccaccatGTCCCGGCAGCGCTCCGCCATCTGTGCTGCTCCAGGCGTGTCGTGCCTGCCAGAgctgccagcagctctggggcagcTCTGATGCTCCAGCCTGTGCTAGCAAGAGACACCACTGGCTGGACCCTGCCTGGTGAAAAACACTGTCCCTGGGAAACCTGCTTGGAAAGACAGCTCAGCCAGGAACAGCTTGCAGTACAGGGCTGCAACCTCACGCACCAGCAGCATGGTGCAGTCTGTCCAGTGTGTCTTCTCTTCCGCATCTGTTTGGCTCCCTCCTGGGCTGCCCTTTCCTCAGACATTTATGACATGTGTGCACAGCCAACGGTTCAGTCAGCACTACCTCCGTTTGCCTCAGCTTTTCCATCAGAGGGACCAGGGGACCATGTGCTGGATTTGCTGAGTGTGCCCTGGTGTGACAGTGCCACCTGCCCCCACTTTCCCCATCATGTCTGTGGGTACCTGCAGGGAGTGGCTTCTTCCTCAGTTTGTTTGGTGGGATTCTGGTGAGCCCTGGTAGAGGGGTAGGGATGGCCAGGACTGAGGCATCTCCCACATGCTCACCCATCTCTCCCTGTCAATAGGTCCACTTGCTGAAGGACCAGCTAGCTGCAGAAGCAGCGGCACGGCTGGAGGCCCAGGCACGCGtgcaccagctcctgctccagaacAAGGACTTGCTGCAACACATCTCGCTCCTGGTCAAACAGGTGCAGGAACTGGAGCTGAAGCTGGCGGGGAACAACACTAGTAAGCGCTcctgccccttcctctcccctcgcAGCTAGCTGGGTCTGTGCAGGACATCCATGTGGGTGTTtcttgtgggggttttgtgtaaTTCCAGTGGTTTTCTGCAGGGGAATATTTGTGCCCTTCTGGCAtggcttgtgtgtgtgtggcaggaTGCTTACATGCCGTGTGGGAGGGGCCTGTGGAGGGCTGTATGGACAGGCAGTCACATATGTCCATCAGCTGTACAAATGCTTTCCACAGTGGCTGCATGGTCTAGGCCAGCCCCTTACCTGCCCAAGAGCCCTTCCCTGACCTTCCTCTCCAGCAGACCTGGCCATCAGCCCCTTGCAGAAGCTGGGGTGACAGTCACATTACTTTTTATCCTGCAAAACTGGCACTTTGCTGACCAGCAGCAGCTCCTAGCACCGAGTGACCCCCTCTAAATGGTGGTGATGGGGAGGCTGACACCCAAATGGCCCCAGACTGTCCAGTTTGAAGCCAGCTGTGGTGGCTGGAGATCTCCAGGGTGGCACTGCCTGCCTCTCAGCCATGCCCTTCCCTTGCAGCAGGCTCCCAGGACAGTCTGCTGGAGATCACCTTCCGCTCCAACGTCCTCCCCGTCCTCTGCGACCCGACCACCCCACAGCCTGAGGACACCCACCCGCCGCCGCTGGGCCCTGGCTCGGGCTTCCCCAGCACCCTGGGCAGCCCAATAGGTAGGAATGACTGTCTGGTGAAGCTGGAGTGCTACCGCTTTCTGCCGAGCTCAGGGCCGCCTGCCCTGGaggagccagcactgggcagcCTGGAGCTCCTCAAATTCCGTGAGTCGGGCATCGCCTCTGAGTACGAGTCCAACACGGACGAGAGCGAGGAGCGAGACTCCTGGTCCCAGGAGGAACCGCCGCGCCTGCTCCATGTCCAGCCCAGGCAGGACCTGGGCGACAGCCTGGAGGACGAGATTGCGGTGTAGGGGTCGGCAGGAGGTGGTCTGGAGCGGCCAGGACCCACTGGAGCTGGGGCAGGTCCTGGCCGTAGCCCCCAAGCCCTGGCAGGGATGGGACAGCCCGGAGGGAGAGTGGACAGAGGAGGGAGCATGAGGCTTCCAGCACACATTTGGGAGGTGTGCAGAGGTGAGGACAAGCTGTGCCCTGGGGGTGTGCAGGATGTGCTGTGCTCCAGTGTGCATGGGCTTGTGTGCTGGGCGGGAGAGTCCCTGCTTCACATGGAACAGCGAGCTGACAGCTGCATGTGATCCCcctggtccctgtcccccccacaaGCTGCGTTTGGAGGTCAAGCAGAAGCAAAGGACCCCTCGGGACACTACCGGATCAGCCACTGTGCTGATGCTGCTGCAGGGGGAGCAGGGAAACAGATGAAGGTTTTTGCAGGGGGAAAAAGAGAGCAGGCACAGGGCAGAGCAAGAACAAGAGGGACCGAGGAGCCAGTGGagggccatgagcagggacaaaGCTGCTGGCAGGAGTGTCTACCTGATGGAGATGTTGTGAGATGAGGCCAGAGCAGAGTTAGCGGGAGATTTGGGGTTGGTGACAGTGCACTATTGGTGTGGGTGTGCAAGAGGTGAGGCAgtcagggacagtggggatgagCCTGGGAAGTAGCTGAAGGGGTGAGACGAGGTCATGCCAGGTTCAGGCAGCTCCTGGCagggtgatggtgtttgtggtaCCTCCCAGACAGAGTTTGTCCCTATCTGAGGCAGGTGGAGGGTGTGGGGGCACTGCCTCTCCTCTCCCGAGCTGTGGAGTGGGGTGGAAGGCAGGGCTGGGTGTGGAGCACGCAGCATGGGAACACCTAGTGTCCTTCCCCTCATTATCTAGTCTTTGGGTTCCTCGCCATGGCTGCCATGTTTCAGAGCCTTTCTGGTGCTCTCAAGTCACGTTTTCAAGCATTTCCCTGCATCTCCATCACCACAAACTCCCTGCTTTGCTTTATAGACAAACCCTGCTGTTCCCAAGCAGTCACTTGTCCCTAGAGCAGGACTAGGGGACGCAGCGCTGGCATCTGGTCTATGCAGGATGGGCACATGTGCTGCCCCTAAGTGGGCAGCAAACTGCTGGTGTCTGCAGGTGGGCTCCTTCATGACTCTGGTTTGCACCCTCCAGAAAAGTGAATCCAAACTCTTGGGATCCCCCACCAGACCCCAAGGCACCCATGGCTAAGCCATCTCTGGGGGCCTCCAAGGGATCCAGAGCTTGTCTCTTTTCTACAAGCACATTTATCAGCTGCCTGTTGCTGCAGTCTCTTAGGAGGTCACAGCTGAAGGGGTATGAGCCAGAGTCCTGATTCTTGTGAAAACACTTGACAAGGTGGGGATTGCCACAGTTGTTTCCTCCCTGTTCACCCTCCTGTCCTACTTCTGTTTCACTTCATTGCTTCCCTGCCACTCTCGCCATCACCAGCTCTGTCTGTGCTAGATCTGCCTGTACCTAACCCCTAGCTGAGCATCTCCCAGGCACGATCTCCTGCTCTCCTCCAGGTGTTAGCCTGGCTGCTGAGGAAGGTCTGTTGCTCCTTTCTGCCCCAGCCCCAGAGGACTGAGGGCTCCTGAGGAGAGAGGCTGGGGTGAGACCCTGGGATTGGTACGAACTGTGCCCTGCACCCTCCAGCACAGGAGGAGACTGGATGCTGTGCAACAACCAGTGGGAAGGAAAGCCATGCTTcagtgtcccagcagcacccTGGTGTCCAGGGGAGCTCCCAGCCTGGCCACAAGTGGAAGCAAGTCCCAGTTGCAGGGCATCCCAGATTCTCCTGTCCTCTGGCCGCCAATACCTCCTCATACCCTGACCTGTGCCGCTGCATGTCAGCCCCTTTGCTGGGGACTGTGACATCCCACTGCCACCACACAGCGCTTGGAGGTGAAGGTACAAGGTGGGAGGCTGGCCACACTGGGAGGGAGAGGTGGGGATGGCAGCACACACAGGACATGGCACAGGCAGGAGGGGGCATGGCAGGAGCTCAGCCATAAGTTCAGGACAGATGAAGGGAGAGcctgggaggagcagcaggaggtctcttccaggcagagctgagccatctcctgcccatccctgctgcacacgcacagcccaggcagggcccccaggggctgcagggactGGCTGTGGGCTCGGCTTCCTGCCTGGCACTCTGCCCACAGGGCAAGGTGGTGAGTGCCCCATGGGCTTGGGGGTGCTGCTGGAACCGGTGGGACCCTGCCAGCATCCTGCTGCACTTCGGGTGTACATGTGTAAGTGATCCTCCTCCTAAGTCAGCGCTGCCTCCAAGACACCTCTCTAGCCTCTGACTTTTGTTATGGACCTGGACTGGGAatttatagatatattttttgtcctttcttttcCTACAACTGTCATGTTACTAACTGTTGACTCAATCTATCAAGAAACCGATCAATCTGTCAATGTAAGTGCACTTAACCCTTGGGTGTTGTCATTAGTcgactggcttttgctaaataAATCTTTCTATTTCTCAAGGCTTTCTGTTGTCTCTTCCTTCTTGCtgactctctctctctttctgtacTTCTCTCCCCACCCACACCGGGAGCCAGCACGGGCGGTGAtgtcccttggccttgcacagaccCCCTCCAACCTCAGCATCCTCCACTGTGGGACCCTTGCTTGTGGTGACAACCATGAGGTGCCCCAAATGTTGTTGAGGGTAGAGGGGTTTCAGCCTTCTCCTTTGACCACTGCACAGCACAGGCTTGTCTCAGGGCTGACCTGACATCTCAAGGGTGCTGAGGGGTTCCAAACATCTGCAGAGCTCCCCATGGAGATGTGGAGATGCTAAGCAGCACTTTCAGGGGCTTGGGAGATTTTTGGCTGCTGGGGAAGGAAAAATCATGAAGAGCCTTTCTTGAAGGTTGGCAGACGTGTTGTGtaggcaagagcagcagcaggcagggccgGCTGCTCTTACAACAATTTGTTGTGCCGCTGTTGGGAGTGATGGAGCAGTGCCCTCCCGTGGCGGCTGCCCAGCCAGTGGGGCTACACGGTGGCTGCAGCCTCCAGCTCCTTGTGCCCCTTCTCCCAGAGGGCCTTGAGCCGCCGGTAGTACAGCTTGCAGCTGTAGCCCTCCCAGGAGCTGTGCTGGATGTGGGTCTTGATGGACCAGAGCGTGGGGAAGACACGGCAGCATGACATGCACTGGTAGCCACGCTGGGGCACCGGCTGCTGCTGGGAAGCGGCGAGGATGTCCCGGACCGTGATGCTGGCTTTGTCGCTGGCTGGGCTGTCCCTGTTGGTGAGCAGGGCATTGTCTGAGGAGCCAGAGGAGGAGCAGACGATTTCCGAGAGGTCATCGCATTCCGCAGGCTCCTGCGTGCTGGTGTCCAGGCTGGAGGAGGGGCTGCTCGGGTGCGGCTGGCTGGCTCCTTTGGTGCACATGTAGTAGCTGTAGGGTGAGAACCAGGGCCGGTAGATGGTGCAGTAGCGGGCAGGGAGCTCACTGCCTGGCGGGGCTGGGGAGGAAAGAGCCTTCAGTGAATCGAGTTCCTGCAAGAGCCCAGCCCTAAACCAGGAGTGGTGCTGGGGTCCCTACTCTGTCCGTGTGGGTTGCAGAGGTGACTGGCTCTGTCACAGTACGTTACCTCAGCATGGAGggtaccatccctccccacacAGGACATGGATAGAGATGGGTTTGGGATGCTGGTGGGCACTGAGGCACGGGTACAGCATGACACTCAGCCAGCAGCTCACTGGAGCTGTCCCACAGAGAGCTGCACTGGCATGGGGGCAGTGACAGGGGGCTAGAGCTGgcagtcctggggacagcacccATAGCTTTGAGGATGCATGCTGGGAAGACATGGGGGAGAAACCAGTGTAGCTCAGAGGTGGCATGTGGCTGCAGGACCCGCCCAGGTCCCCAGAAAGCACCCACTGCCATAGGTGCTCCTGATCCGCCATGGGAGGCTGAGTGGTGCCATGGCGTTGCCCAAGAGGTGTTGAGGGAGCACTCCCCATAGATGAAGCcggctgcctgcatccctgcctggctGAAACAGGCAGCACCGAGCTCACCGGGCAGGCTGTCAGGGCCCCAGGCACACAGGGCCTCTGAGCTTCTTGTCCTGGTGCCACGGGGCACGGCTCCAAGGGAAACGGTTGGCAGGGCAAAGCTCTCCATCACCCTTGCTTAGCTGGCATGTGGCTACTGCACCATGGTGCCCATGCCGTCAGTGGCTGATGTCACAAAGGGCGGATGTCACACGTGTGTACCGTGCACAGCAGGATCCTCCTGCACAGTGGGCTCAGCCCTTGAGGACTCTGGGAAGCTTGGCCAGCGCAAGGGAACAACCAGCCTGAGCTGAGAGGGAGCCTTGGTGGGGTGGGCAGTGCAGAGTCGACGCTGCAGGTGCCCCCACAGATCCCCCACTGCTTTGTGGATGCCTGGCCAACAAGAGCCCCATGTAAATCCCATCTCCATGGGCAGCATGGCAGGTCTGAGCAGTGGGTTGGCAGTGTACCTCACCCAGCAGTGTGGAAGGGACAGGCTCACTGtcccctgccattcccttggtaaattgtctctctctctgtttccttCCACAACCTGCTTCCCAAGTTGCTCAGAATCAGGTAAGAGATGCTCTCAGTGTGTCAGTGTGGAGCCTTGAGCTTGCTGCTACCCTGTCTTGCCCCATGCTTCCCCCACTGCATGCACAGCCTCTGTGAAGCTGCAGCCTCCCTGTCCCCCAGATTGTGTCCCCTATGCTTCTGAGTTGGGAGGtggcaggcagctctctgggataTGCTGTCTCTGCCAGGGTCCCCCTTCTagccctgctcacacctcatCCCTGTTCCCTTTCCCCCTTCAGTGGACCAGAGCATGTTTGAGAACGCCAGCGCCAGCACGGCACCCACCCCACGGCCACAACACATCCCGACCAGTGCAGGTGCCCCGCCGCAGCCCCCTCGCCCCGCTGGCAGCCAGCATCTCCGCAACCTGGGCAAAGCCATGGGGGCCAAGGTGACCGACCTCCTGCGCCGCAAGGAGCCAGCCGGCCTCCCCAGCATGGGGGTGATGGAGGTGAACGCCagcgctggggctgtgctgggcacaggACAGCCAGCTAGCGAGGATGGGTGAGTGTCTCCATGGTGTGCACCCTGTGGTGGGGATGTTGGGACAGGCTGGAGGGGCCCCAGCATGGGGCTGTATGTGACTTCTCTGTGCTtgcagggctgtggggctggacaCCTTTCCCCGGCTGGACCCCCCACCCCCTGTCACCAAGAAGAGGACACCACGCACCCTGAAGACCCCACAGGACATGCTCATCGCACCTGCAGGGACCAGCCCGAGGAGCAGCACGGAGGAGCCCACCGAAATGCCCACAGCCTACCCCGACCCTGCAGAGGAGCAGCCGGGAGCAAGGGACCCATCCCCTCCAGAATgccctggggtccccagcatgacTGGCACCCCAGGCCCAAGTGGGGACCAGCCCACCAGTGCCCTCCCTGTGCCCGATCTCATCCATAAGGGCAGCCAGGACGGCCAATGGCGAGTGGGTGAGAGGGCTGCTGAGACCTCACCCCACACGGAGAAGCCCTCCTGGAGACCAGGGCTAGAACATGAGCTGGAGGGGAGCACAGGGCGACTGGAGCCGTGCACCCCTGGCCGGGAGGTGGAAGGCCCCCATCCTGACCTACTGTCCTTTGAGTAGCAGCAGGGGAACCACGACAGGGGCACATCTCCCTGccatttgccttttttggggtcaTTATTTTGGAGAGGGGGGAGCCCTGGGGTGGCAGGAGCCATTGCTGGCCCAGCGTGGTGTGTGGGGAATTATGGCACCCCATTTCTCCCCAGATTCCTAGGAGGGGCACAGGCTGTCCTGCCATGGCTTCTGCAGCCCCATCCTTGGCCTATTCACCCTGGTCAGTGCAAAGACAAAGCTCCCGTCCTGCCATGGTGCCACCATCCTGTCTGCAGCTAGGGGCCACGCTGAGCTGGAGACTGAGGGTGGCCTCACTCAGCTGCCAGGTCCTTGTGCATGGGTGCAAAAGCCCCAGTCTGCCTCCAGCCCAGTTGGCTCTGCCAGGGAGAGCATCCTGTGAGCATCCCACACTGTTCCCCGCAtctgcagggagcagggctggatgcTTGGGGCTGCACAGCGGCTGGCCAGTGGGGTCTGACAGGGAGCTGAGCTCCCTGGTACACCCTGCTCCAGCTTCCGCTTGTTTCTTGGTCTTGCCCCAGCCATCATGAACCAGAACAACCTTCCCAAGCAGGCAGCCTGCTCTTTGTGGGCCAGTGCCACTGCTTTCCTTTATTTCCTGGGACGGTGATGTGTTTGCGAGGCTGGGACACAAGGAGCTGTGCGGTGCTCTGATACTGCTCTATGATTGTTTCCCTATGAATTACAGGAGAGGGTAGCCAGCCTGTGGACCCCTGGCCCAGTGCAAGGAAGCAACTGTGAGGTGGCACTTTTTGCTTGGAGCTTTAATGCACGTCCTCATCACAAAGGTGGTTTTGAGAGGAAAAGCTCTGAAGACCAGGTTTGGGCTGGAGGAGGCTCAGGGGTCATGGATGGGGCACCTCTGCTCCCAGCTACTCCTGGGCCATGGGTGGTTGGGCTGGAGAATTGTCTTCCACCACCCAAAGCCATGCTGTGGTCCTACTGAGGGAAT comes from Patagioenas fasciata isolate bPatFas1 chromosome 6, bPatFas1.hap1, whole genome shotgun sequence and encodes:
- the NOS1AP gene encoding carboxyl-terminal PDZ ligand of neuronal nitric oxide synthase protein isoform X6 — its product is MPAKSKYNLVDDRHDLRIPLHNEDAFQHGICFEAKYIGSLDVPRPNSRVEIVTAMRRIRYEFKAKNIKKKKVSLIVSVDGVKVILKKKKKKKEWAWDENKMLVMHDPIYRIFYVSHDSQDLKIFSYIARDGSSNVFRCNVFKSKKKSQAMRIVRTVGQAFEVCHKLSLQHTQQNADGQEDGDSERNGDDLDVPACRLASAERSAAAAEETDIDAVELPLPGADILDFSRGVTDLDAVGKEASGYANAKGCLHPEDILTASPKMLLPSSAQLPDLGTPLSAHHQMQLLQQLLQQQQQQTQVAVAQVHLLKDQLAAEAAARLEAQARVHQLLLQNKDLLQHISLLVKQVQELELKLAGNNTTGSQDSLLEITFRSNVLPVLCDPTTPQPEDTHPPPLGPGSGFPSTLGSPIGRNDCLVKLECYRFLPSSGPPALEEPALGSLELLKFRESGIASEYESNTDESEERDSWSQEEPPRLLHVQPRQDLGDSLEDEIAV